One Alkaliphilus sp. B6464 genomic window carries:
- a CDS encoding MerR family transcriptional regulator, whose product MLSIGEFSNICKVSTKTLRYYAEIDLILPVEINPENGYRYYSVEQLETMLFINRLKSYNFSLEEIKTILKSEELLDEKLYLALTKKKKEIEKQVQEFKKTLDQLNNDISNLKQGKSIMSYLESIDVQLVEVPKMYLLSFRKMVHEYEFAEEYGNCFSKLFKKIQDDKLTILAPPMVLFHSEEFSLFGLDTEFAIPVKEYVTGTRDFYPGLCLKTVLYGSYSNLSSVYTKQREWAEKEGYECNNALYEVYVTDPSQVSKESELITEIYYPVKKKASNI is encoded by the coding sequence ATGTTATCTATTGGAGAGTTTTCAAATATATGTAAAGTGTCTACAAAGACCCTTCGTTATTATGCTGAAATAGATCTAATTCTACCTGTTGAAATCAACCCTGAAAATGGTTATAGATATTATTCTGTTGAACAATTAGAAACGATGTTATTTATCAACCGCCTAAAATCATACAATTTTTCTTTAGAGGAAATTAAAACAATCCTCAAATCAGAAGAATTACTGGACGAAAAACTTTACTTAGCACTTACCAAAAAGAAAAAAGAAATTGAGAAACAAGTACAGGAATTTAAAAAAACTTTAGACCAATTAAATAATGATATATCAAATTTGAAACAAGGCAAATCAATTATGTCATATCTGGAAAGTATTGATGTTCAACTTGTAGAAGTACCAAAGATGTATCTTCTATCTTTTCGAAAAATGGTTCATGAATACGAATTTGCTGAAGAATATGGTAATTGCTTTAGTAAATTATTTAAGAAAATTCAAGATGACAAATTAACTATACTTGCTCCACCAATGGTGCTTTTTCACAGTGAAGAATTTAGTCTATTTGGTTTAGATACTGAATTTGCTATTCCGGTAAAAGAGTATGTTACAGGTACAAGAGATTTTTACCCAGGACTATGCTTAAAAACAGTTCTGTATGGCTCTTATTCTAATCTATCTTCTGTATACACTAAACAACGCGAATGGGCAGAAAAAGAAGGCTATGAATGTAACAACGCCCTTTATGAAGTATATGTAACTGACCCTTCTCAAGTTTCAAAAGAAAGTGAACTTATAACTGAAATTTATTATCCTGTTAAAAAGAAAGCGTCAAATATTTAG
- a CDS encoding serine hydrolase domain-containing protein, with translation MNQEKVTELEKKINNDYSNIAGMVVLKDGKTLYENYFNDCTATSRIHVYSVTKSIISILIGIATDKGYIKSINQKVSDFFPDYIVKRREKTIQNVTLKNLLTMTAPYKYKFAPYIKYFTSDDWVKFTLDLLGGRGQIGKFRYTPLIGPDILSGILVKATGQSVFDFATENLFSPLGITVESNVIFHSKEEQLAFNKAKNISGWVADSTGVNTGGWGLTLSPTDMAKIGQLYLDGGMWNGKQIVSTRWIDESTKEHSRWEKLNLPYGYLWWISNDKEHGYAAMGDGGNIIYVNTKKKMVVSIASLFVPKVKDRIELIKEYIEPMFENLE, from the coding sequence ATGAATCAAGAAAAAGTGACAGAGTTGGAAAAGAAAATAAACAATGATTATAGCAATATTGCAGGCATGGTTGTACTAAAAGACGGTAAAACACTATATGAAAATTACTTTAATGATTGCACTGCTACTAGCCGAATCCATGTTTATTCAGTAACAAAAAGTATTATTTCCATATTGATTGGGATTGCCACGGACAAAGGGTACATCAAAAGTATCAACCAGAAAGTATCGGATTTTTTCCCAGATTACATAGTTAAAAGAAGAGAAAAAACAATACAGAATGTTACACTTAAGAATTTGCTGACAATGACGGCCCCGTATAAATATAAGTTTGCACCCTACATAAAGTATTTCACGAGTGATGACTGGGTAAAATTTACACTTGATTTATTAGGAGGTAGGGGGCAGATAGGGAAATTTAGATACACTCCCCTCATAGGACCAGATATTTTGTCGGGCATTCTTGTAAAAGCAACTGGGCAATCTGTATTTGATTTCGCAACAGAAAATTTATTCTCGCCACTGGGAATTACTGTTGAGAGCAATGTGATTTTTCATAGTAAAGAGGAACAACTCGCATTTAATAAAGCTAAAAATATCAGCGGCTGGGTTGCTGACTCAACTGGAGTAAATACAGGAGGATGGGGTCTTACTCTCTCTCCTACGGATATGGCAAAAATAGGTCAATTATACTTAGATGGGGGAATGTGGAATGGAAAACAAATTGTATCAACAAGATGGATAGACGAGAGTACAAAGGAACATAGCCGATGGGAAAAACTCAATCTGCCATATGGATATTTGTGGTGGATTAGTAATGATAAAGAGCATGGCTATGCAGCTATGGGAGATGGAGGAAATATTATTTATGTCAATACAAAGAAAAAAATGGTAGTTTCTATTGCTTCTCTTTTTGTGCCAAAGGTCAAGGATAGAATAGAACTTATTAAAGAGTATATTGAACCGATGTTTGAAAATTTAGAATAG